In a single window of the Aminomonas paucivorans DSM 12260 genome:
- a CDS encoding 4Fe-4S dicluster domain-containing protein — translation MEKVLLVSPERCIACGSCELACSFCKEGEFRPAVSRIAVHRFEKGQNIPMTCFQCEDAACLKVCKTGALYRDADGVVQVDREKCIGCRMCVMACPFGNILYHREVKRVLKCDQCGGDPQCVAFCPTKAIEYLPAETANLNRKRNFAAKMAQALEEVKD, via the coding sequence ATGGAAAAGGTGCTTCTGGTATCGCCGGAGAGGTGCATCGCCTGCGGGAGCTGCGAGCTGGCCTGTTCCTTCTGCAAGGAGGGGGAGTTCCGGCCTGCGGTGTCCCGCATCGCCGTCCACCGGTTCGAGAAGGGGCAGAACATCCCCATGACCTGCTTCCAGTGCGAGGACGCGGCGTGCCTCAAGGTCTGCAAGACCGGGGCCCTGTATCGGGACGCCGACGGGGTGGTGCAGGTGGACCGGGAGAAGTGCATCGGCTGTCGCATGTGCGTCATGGCCTGTCCCTTCGGGAACATCCTCTACCACCGTGAGGTCAAGAGGGTTCTCAAGTGCGACCAGTGCGGCGGGGATCCGCAGTGCGTCGCCTTCTGTCCCACCAAGGCCATCGAGTACCTGCCCGCGGAGACCGCCAACCTGAACCGCAAGCGGAACTTCGCCGCCAAGATGGCCCAGGCTCTGGAGGAGGTGAAGGACTAG
- a CDS encoding MoaD family protein, with translation MKVLFFATIRDLTGCKETQVPAPSSVRDLLEALSVRYGFAFRRKALEGTEPSPELIVLVNGHHIAHLRGGDTPLSEGDQVSLFPVIGGG, from the coding sequence GTGAAGGTGCTCTTCTTCGCCACCATCCGGGACCTGACGGGGTGCAAGGAGACCCAGGTCCCTGCGCCCTCTTCGGTGCGGGACCTGCTGGAGGCCCTCTCGGTCCGCTACGGTTTCGCCTTTCGCCGCAAGGCCCTGGAGGGGACCGAACCCTCCCCGGAACTCATCGTGCTGGTGAACGGCCACCACATCGCCCACCTCCGGGGAGGGGACACCCCCCTCTCGGAAGGGGATCAGGTGAGCCTCTTCCCCGTCATCGGCGGGGGATGA
- a CDS encoding 2Fe-2S iron-sulfur cluster-binding protein: MKTLVVDGKTLSVEPGTLLYDAAVASGAHIPALCRHEGLPHEGACRVCVVELVRRGTSRLVASCMFPVNEDGLEVLTDSPRVREARRFVIRLLLRRNALSPVIQQLAREEGVEPDERLSPYDGELCIRCGRCVRACALDGTDALGFALRGWDRKVSPPFEEAPESCVGCLACAEVCPTGHITYEEREGTRRIWGRTFELVRCQVCGEAFATAEQLAFQKVPEEDRTVCPRCRRARLGRKFTLEGTKGG, translated from the coding sequence ATGAAGACCCTGGTGGTGGACGGAAAGACCCTCTCCGTGGAGCCCGGAACCCTGCTCTACGACGCCGCCGTGGCGTCCGGGGCGCACATTCCCGCCCTGTGCCGCCACGAGGGGCTGCCCCACGAGGGGGCCTGTCGGGTCTGCGTGGTGGAGCTGGTGCGCCGGGGGACCTCCCGTCTGGTGGCCTCCTGCATGTTCCCGGTGAACGAGGACGGCCTGGAGGTGCTCACCGATTCCCCGAGGGTGCGGGAGGCGAGGCGCTTCGTGATCCGCCTTCTCCTTCGCCGGAACGCCTTGTCCCCGGTCATCCAGCAGCTGGCTCGGGAGGAGGGGGTGGAGCCGGACGAACGCCTGAGTCCCTACGACGGGGAGCTGTGCATCCGCTGCGGTCGCTGTGTCCGGGCCTGTGCCCTGGACGGCACCGACGCCCTGGGATTCGCCCTTCGGGGGTGGGACCGGAAGGTGTCCCCGCCCTTCGAGGAGGCCCCGGAGTCCTGCGTGGGCTGCCTGGCCTGCGCGGAGGTCTGCCCCACCGGGCACATCACCTACGAGGAGAGGGAAGGGACCCGGCGCATCTGGGGGCGCACCTTCGAGCTGGTGCGCTGCCAGGTCTGCGGCGAGGCCTTCGCCACGGCGGAACAGCTGGCCTTCCAGAAGGTGCCGGAGGAGGACCGGACCGTCTGTCCCCGGTGCCGCCGGGCCCGCCTGGGCCGGAAGTTCACCCTGGAGGGCACCAAGGGGGGATGA
- a CDS encoding aldehyde ferredoxin oxidoreductase family protein yields MYGWTGNVLRVNLADGSFRREALREDLARDYLGARGLGTRYFVDEVDPMVDPLAPENKLFFVAGPLTGTLATSAGRFNVVAKSPLTGTIGASNSGGYWGPELKFAGWDMVVLEGKSPKPVYLYLYNDKAELRDASALWGKDTHEATDLLLGETDPEAKVACIGPAGENLVLLANIINDKHRAPGRGGMGAVMGSKNVKALVVRGTKGVRVADREAFLDAVKQARAKLAAHPVTSGGLPLYGTNVLVNILNQSGGLPTRNFQTGVFEGADRIGGETQRDTRLHRNKGCFGCTVACGRVSFAADPYAHEGEGPEYESTWSFGADCGVDDIDAIAVANYRCNELGLDTISLGSTLACAMELYERGYLDRQTAGHDLRFGNARAMVDLVEDAGYRRGFGELLGQGSWRLASHFGHPELSMTVKKQEMPAYDPRAIQGIGLNYATSNRGGCHVRGYLISPEILGVPQKLDPQSIEEKPAWDKVFQDLTAAVDSAGLCLFTTFGIGGEEVAAQLAAATGVPYTAEDVLKVGERIWNLERLFNLKAGFSAADDTLPPRLLGDPMPEGPHKGRVSRVPEMLPRYYEARGWDARGVPTPEKLAELGLD; encoded by the coding sequence ATGTACGGCTGGACGGGAAACGTGCTGCGCGTGAACCTGGCCGACGGGTCCTTCCGCAGGGAGGCCCTGAGGGAGGACCTGGCCCGGGACTATCTGGGCGCCCGGGGTCTGGGGACCCGCTACTTCGTGGACGAGGTGGACCCGATGGTGGACCCCCTCGCCCCGGAAAACAAGCTCTTCTTCGTCGCCGGCCCCCTCACGGGGACCCTGGCCACCTCCGCGGGACGGTTCAACGTGGTGGCCAAAAGCCCCCTCACCGGGACCATCGGGGCCTCCAACTCCGGGGGCTACTGGGGGCCGGAGCTGAAGTTCGCCGGCTGGGACATGGTGGTCCTGGAGGGGAAATCCCCCAAGCCGGTGTACCTGTACCTCTACAACGACAAGGCGGAGCTTCGGGACGCCTCCGCCCTGTGGGGCAAGGACACCCACGAGGCCACGGACCTGCTCCTGGGGGAGACGGACCCGGAGGCCAAGGTGGCCTGCATCGGCCCGGCGGGGGAGAATCTGGTCCTTTTGGCCAACATCATCAACGACAAGCACCGTGCCCCCGGTCGGGGCGGCATGGGGGCCGTCATGGGCTCCAAGAACGTGAAGGCCCTGGTGGTGCGAGGCACCAAGGGGGTCCGGGTGGCGGACAGGGAGGCCTTCCTGGACGCGGTCAAACAGGCCCGGGCCAAGCTGGCGGCCCACCCCGTCACCTCCGGCGGCCTGCCCCTCTACGGGACCAACGTGCTGGTGAACATCCTCAACCAGTCCGGCGGGCTGCCCACCCGGAACTTCCAGACGGGGGTCTTCGAGGGGGCGGACAGGATCGGGGGAGAGACCCAGCGGGACACCCGACTGCACCGCAACAAGGGATGCTTCGGCTGCACCGTGGCCTGCGGCCGGGTCTCCTTCGCCGCGGACCCCTACGCCCACGAGGGGGAGGGGCCGGAGTACGAGTCCACCTGGTCCTTCGGGGCGGACTGCGGGGTGGACGACATCGACGCCATCGCCGTGGCCAACTACCGGTGTAACGAGCTGGGTCTGGACACCATCTCCCTGGGCAGCACCCTGGCCTGCGCCATGGAGCTGTACGAACGGGGCTACCTGGATCGCCAGACCGCCGGGCACGACCTGCGCTTCGGCAACGCCCGGGCCATGGTGGATCTGGTGGAGGATGCGGGGTATCGTCGGGGCTTCGGAGAGCTGTTGGGCCAGGGTTCCTGGCGCCTGGCCAGCCACTTCGGCCACCCGGAGCTTTCCATGACCGTGAAGAAACAGGAGATGCCCGCCTACGATCCTCGGGCCATCCAGGGAATCGGTCTGAACTACGCCACCAGCAATCGCGGGGGGTGCCACGTCCGGGGCTACCTCATCTCCCCGGAGATCCTGGGGGTGCCCCAGAAGCTGGATCCCCAGTCCATCGAGGAGAAACCCGCCTGGGACAAGGTCTTCCAGGACCTCACCGCCGCGGTGGACTCCGCAGGGCTCTGTCTGTTCACCACCTTCGGCATCGGGGGGGAGGAGGTGGCGGCGCAGCTTGCCGCCGCCACGGGGGTGCCCTACACGGCCGAAGACGTCCTGAAGGTGGGGGAACGGATCTGGAATCTGGAACGGCTCTTCAACCTGAAGGCGGGTTTCTCCGCCGCCGACGACACCCTGCCGCCCCGTCTCCTGGGGGATCCCATGCCCGAAGGGCCCCACAAGGGCAGGGTGAGCCGGGTTCCGGAGATGCTGCCTCGGTACTACGAGGCCCGGGGGTGGGACGCCCGGGGAGTCCCCACGCCGGAGAAGCTGGCGGAGCTGGGGCTGGACTAG